In Phaseolus vulgaris cultivar G19833 chromosome 7, P. vulgaris v2.0, whole genome shotgun sequence, the genomic stretch tttttcatatctttagtaaatgtaaaatgttgaacaaatcaatttatatattttttatatgaattaaattaaattttttattatatgtttgTTGAAGATTTCACatcaattaataatatataagtgagtgtaaacCTAAACTTCAGTTGATATTGTAAAATTTGATTAGACTTGCTTAATAATATTAGTTTACATATTTTACGTATTTTAAGTAGtaaattgttgatttatttgaaaGCTAATCTAGATGAAAATGTACTAGATGCATGATTGATTGAGTAGAGTGATTATTGTTAAAAATGTTGGAGAAAAATGAGATTGGAAAAGGTGTTTGTTTGAATGAAAAGAAGTTTTGGACATTAAAAAAAGAAGTTAGAATATAGACAAAGAAGATGAAGACAAAAATGGGTAGCCACATGAAGAACTTTTCCAGCATTTGCTACatcatttcaaaaaatatatccAAACACGTCCTAACGCTTATTCAAATAAGGATTAGTAACCGTTGAATGTATCTTTCGCGTAccaacttttatttatatttttttaagttatttaagcttcaaaaagaaacaaaaacttaATAAACTTTTATGTACTTTTTTTAACATGTATTATTATTAGATTGATTTTATTTGGATATCCATAATTGAAAAGtagatatatttttatatctatACAAAGAACAAgattcataaaatttatttaaaaaaataaaaaattaattaaatttgaaatatcttataaatttagtatttttagttaggttttttattaaaaaaataagtatttcttaatgtttttttttaatatctgaataagtcattttatttaaattagttgaTGGGATgactattaattaaatttacttatttatttttaaatattttatttttataaagtaaaaatagttaatagttggttaaaaaatattaaaatagggataacaaattaaatataagctaatcaaataatttataacttataaactaaaatcgtttaaaataaaatattttactcaACACTTTTATGGTGATAAAACTAACAAGTCACTAAAATAAAGTAGTAATTAATTTATTCACTtcagaaaacattttttttttcatttatatagtGTTATACACTCTAACATATACCTCGAACACATTATTAACTAAAATCTAATAAACACTATAAGTGAAATTCTTCAAGATTCTTAAAGGTgagatttattaaattttataattttttctaaataaaaaaacaagataTTAAAAAGTGTGTTGTTAATATTTGTAGAATAACTAAATCCATGTCCTATCTcaatgagataaaaaaaaattctatacaaagattttaaaaaattaaaataaattttctgtaaattcaattaatttatttataagctatctgtttttgaataatttaaataaaaaattgtataaaatagtttatgtttaaatttatgaataaattattttatatttttggatGTGAACCTGAGTTGTCTTCTTCATTAAATTGGTGTATTCTATTTACGTacaaaagtataaataaaatttgtgtttgtttaaaacgaattgaaaaaaaaaaattatagaaatctCAATATGAAaggaaaatttaattttttatatatatttttttttccataaaagATTACATGTTTTCTTGCTATATACTTTGCCCGTATTCTTAAGCACAAATAACTTATTTGTAAAGAATTTGAATATGTTTTGAAGTTAGGTATGTGTTCTTCACATACTGAGTCACAAAACTTGCAACTATGAAATTTATTTGTGAAACCATGCAGATTATGTTTGGTGAAAGTTGATAagaattaatttgaaaaatatgtttttttggtAAAGAAAAAGACCAAGAGTAAcaagattaataaaaaatatagagagaaaatatgaaaatgaaataatttatcttttgttAAAAGACTTTTTAAGTACAAAACGTTACAAAGTACTAATTTTTAAAGTGaacaatataattttcttttgctattttaaaaattctttagttaatctcatttttttagataagttttatatatatatataatattttgtcaaattaatgttatatatcaaatatcaatatattaactatacaactataaatttgataaaagtattatttttaaaaaataaattaagattacttataataataagacaaaattataaaaaattaaccaaaatttaattataaaaacaagagttaaaaaaaatatctagtAATTTTGGACAACTAACATTTCTACGTAAACCTTAAACCTTAAATCCTATTTGCGAAGATTTATCTAGATGATTAAAtactaatcatataaaaatctactattaaaataaaaaatcaataataaaaaatagttgataAAATAGAACTTTATTATAACttagtatataaaattataaattacatatatcttatatttattattaaaattatttgaatgcAATAATAATGTGATCTAATAAGATTTTTGCTTTCACAATTTGTAAAGattaacaaagaaaaaaaaatcagattgtcaacaagaaaaaaaatatctatgACATCATTAATACCTAGTACTTCTAGACAACATTTGTCAACATTAGTTGTACTTTAATCATATAGcgatttatatatatttatatatatatatatatatatcaattttttttactataacacatataaaagttaatttaatgaaaattgTAACAAATTTGTAGAATTAATCCTACTTTGATGTCTAACAAATTACTAAATTATGTAACTGTTCAATTCCGGACAAATTTTTCtgttcataatatttttttatactaaaaaacaaaacaaaaatggtCATGgtgaatatttataaaatagagACAAAAAAAGTGAAATATAGTAATTTATCATTAAGATTAAAGTAATCAagatttttaaatatatgtagattcttttaaaaaaaattatagattaaTACATCTTATTATAGTAATAGATTAAACTTTatgacattttaatttattttaaaaaaaatattgatacaGGCAAAATTAAATTCATCTCCTACCTTCATTGTTTTTGTGATCAATTGTTAcagaaaatattttgatttttcatcTTAAACTGAACTCGACTACTCCGATTCAGCTTTCTGTCCacaaaccctaaccctaatgtcGTTCCTCGAGGAATTTCAAGCCAGTAATATATTCCTTCCTCTATTTCTCCATTTCTCTTTTCCCTTTTGCAGATTAGGATTTTTAGGGTTCAATCATGTGTTTGTGCTTTCAATTCCCAATTAACAAAATCACTCTGTGTTTTTCTACAGATTTGGATTCGCTGCCCGTTATTCTTCAGAAGAAGTATGCGTTATTACGTGACTTGGATAAGAGCTTACAGGGTAATTGTAACCataaaattctatttatttatttatcaagaGTCTCTATTTTTTTTAGGTTATTTTTTTATGCGCTGTCAGTGAAAAAATGGTTACACAATCAAACAATAAGAATGTACAATTGTACAATTGGAAGTAGTCGTGTAAGAAATCAATAAACATGTACAATTCTTATCTATAACCAAAATGAAGATCATTGCCCTCAAAGGTTTTGCATTTCAAACTTTGGGAGCTGCTGCTGAAACTTGAATAGGTGGACACATGTAGCCTATTCATCAAGTAAAACCACACTAGACCACCAAATATTGTGATGATAAGACTCTTCTTCCTTCTCACATGTTTGTTGGGGATCTTTTCAGGAAGCATAGACTATGCATGGCTGTAACTTTAGGTAACTGGACCTACCTACCTTTTATCAAAGGGGTCTTAGCATCACTGCATAAAGAGAGATGAAATGTTGAGTTTATTTTGTGAAGTTTTTGGAAGGTGTAATTTGTAGGAAACTGAACCTAATTTTTTCAGAATCTTATAGGCTCTGAATAAGTAAGAGCAAGATTTTGAGTTTTTGGGAGTTGGAAGACAGGGCTAGAAGAGCGAAAAAGGGAGAACAGTAAAACAGAATAGAGAAGAGACAGGGAAAGATGAGAGAAACTAATATCATATAATTTATGCAGTGCACTTCTGTCATTAACATTCAATTTACATTCAATCTGTACAGAATACAATAGCCTACATTATTCACAGGCAGCTACCAAGCAGCTATGAACTAATAGTGTCTAACTAATTAACTAACATCATTCTCTTGTTTACATTTACATATCAGATAAAGGTTGAATTTCTAAAGAATTTGGATTGTCCTCTATGCATAGTTGATTTCAGAAACCCATGGTTAGTGGCCACCCGGATTCAAAAACTTGTTTTCGAGATCAATTTTGCATATTCTATCTTGCAAAAATAATCAGGATACTACATTGACATCAATTATTTGGTATAATATGTGAACTTTGCATAGGCAAACTCTAAAGCATAGTTATTATTCACCGATAGTAGCACATAGTGGTTATAACATGATAGCAGAATAGTGTGATAGCAGATAGTAGGATAATCACTATTCTGAGGAATGTAGATACTGGctgaataattatattaaacatatataaatgctaaaataactaaatatttatgcatgatgaaaatatatttataattaataatcagAAGCTACATTCTTAAGCTAAATACGCAAGTCAATTagaacaaaaataaagaaattgatTAAGTATAAGGTTCCCAAGTGGATGATGCTACAGCTACTTAAAGGGTGACTGATTAAAAAAAGACAATCAAAATAGAACCGAAACATAGAACAATAGGGGTGAGTGGTAGAACAGACCAAGagatacaaataaaaaagaaaggtgTGAGAACTGAAAGAAGTAGAGGATGAGCAGACAATTGACAGAACAGAGTTCATGCAAAATAGAGAAGTTTTGGCTGAAAACAACACCAGAAAGGACTGGAGTTTTTTTGTGGGTTGTGTGAATAAAGCTTTCAACAAAGTTTCAAGCAAGGTTTTGTACCCATCACAGTGGTGCCACTATAACGCTGAGTGAAATGTTATAGTTCTAATGTTATACATTGGTTAGACTAGAATTTTTAACTTTCAATGATAATTTCAGTATACTATGATAAGTTTGTGCTTGGAATTTTGAAGATCttatttttggtttatttgatTGATCATGTCCAGTCAATGCTATTGTTGGAGATTTCACATGAACTAAAAATACACTAAATTATAGTGTATAAgtagtgcaaacctcaccttgcAAGTCAATTTTTGTGAGATTGGATTTGGCTTGGCTTGAAGTCCAATTTCTAGGATGGTATCGGAGCATATTCTACTAAAGTTTATTGGTTGGACAACCCACAAATATCTAGTTCTAAGTTTGAGATGTTTAGTCCTCGGTGTGAGAGGGTGTGTTGGAGACCCTATACCAACTAAAGACATGGTCAAATTATAGTATACAAGTGGGTAAAAATCTCAATGTGCAACCTACTTTTGAGGTTGTATTAAACTTAAAGTTCGCTCTTTACATTTACAATATGATATATGTTCATTATGTTGCTCGTGATTACCCatagatatatatattaaactaaaGATACAGTGCACTATTTTTCATATTCATGATCAATATCTGCAATTCCCATTCTTCTATTgataaatgaaaaagaagaaaaacgtAGTTGTGTGTGTCCGTTTCTATTGTTATCATATCACATCTTAGGTCTTGTTTAAGGTTTCCACTCAACATAAGCATTGTGTGTGTGTAAACAGATATTCAAAGGCAAAACGAACAGCGTTGTGAACATGAAATTGAAGATATTAGGCGAGGAGTTAGGTCTGGAAACATTACACCTGATACTTCAGTTATTAGATTCTCTGATGAAGCGCTTGATGAGCAAAAGCATAGTATCAGGGTTGCTGATGAAAAAGTTGCCTTGGCTGTCCAGGCATATGATTTGGTAGTCCACATTTATCTTGTTACATTCATTTTTAAGACCTTTGTTAATGCTTGGCTTTGAATATGTCTACTTGCACTTTGATATTGTGGTTTTTTTGGTAATACCTACTGTGATATAGCTGGATCAAAAGATTGTATTTCCACAACCCAGCTATCTGTATCTTGCTTCTTTACTggtttttttgttcttttttggGTTGTCGATGATTTTCATTACACTCAGGTGTTCGCATGTGAAATAGTTATGCAAACATGGTTCGTGTAcattattttccttttattacGCACTTGTTTTGGCTATTGGAAGTTGGGTAAGGAGTTACGTATGCAAGTATTGTTCTTTGGTAAAGAGAAATTCAGTTCAGGAATAGATATTGGAATAAATTTACGGTGAAGTTAATGAAAACTGGTTTCTTGTTTTATTTTCATGAATTTAGTAATTACATATTTATGATTGTGTTGCAGGTAGATACACACATACAACAACTTGATCAGTATCTTAAAAAGTTTGATGAGGAGCTTCGGCGTGGTACTGCACTTCCTACCTTTTTTGTGCAACTTATAATCTGCAGTGTAAATGTTGTTAATAGTCTTCTATATGTGATATAGTTGAAGTGTAttgtatttgataacaaactaatCCTACTTGTGAATAAAACCTAATTTTATATGATTAATGACAGAAAGAGAAAATGCTGCAATAACTGGAGTGCCTGCTTCCGGTCCCGAGGGTAATACAAAACCTGGAAGGGGTAATGAAAGTGGGACTGGTAGAGGACGAAAAAAGTATGTCTCTTCTAGAAATCATTTTAATCGATTTTCTAATAGCTTATAACTTATCCTTTATGCTTTTTTACTGTCACGTGCATTTCCTAAATAAGGATTCTTGCCTTTATGATACTGTTATGTGCTGAACTCAAGAATTACTTCTTGAGTACAAATGTGGGGTTTCCACCTAATAATATGATACCTTAGTTCCCTTTAAAGTCAcccaaattaatataaaataacttaCTGTCACGTCATAATAACCTATAACTGCCTAATCCAAAATTAATGCAAAAATAACTTCCTATTACAAATTATAAGTGCCTGAATCAGATTTGGTCCTAATAATGCCTTCCGGTAAAGCACCTTGTCCTCAAGGcctaaaataataaagaaactaTTCCTTGCTGATCAACACTGAATTTGGTTTCATCAATTCAAGACCTTTGAATCTTCTCTTCTGTTATAGTCTCCCCCCAAAATAAGCACTCGTAACTTCCTTTTAGAACACCTTCAAAGGAGCCCAAATGGCTTGCCAATGGCCACATTGAAAAGAACAACCTTTTCTTCCCCGTTTTTTAACATACTCTTGATAAGGTAAATGCTTACTTCCATGATttctaaacattttttttttcttaatcattAGCAACAGAGCCTGTACCTTGTATCTGCTCCCACTCCCTACGTGAAGAATAGAATGTCGTTGTTACTTGAATTCAATTTGTGATACCTAAAAAGCATTGACTCAGAAGTTAATGAATAGGCAGATATCAATTTTGATGGAAGAAATATATGATAATTTTCTGCTATCATCCCATGTTTAtatgttttttcttcatttaataCTTTCACGACACTTGACATTATGGTATGGTTCTTTGTTGTTATGTGCTTGTACATTGCTATCCGGATACCTTACTGTCATCAATCATAGCATCTATATGTAGTTAAACCTCAATTGATCCAAAATACTTTAAGTATATGAAAGTTCTAGATCCTCAAGTACTACTTATTCTGATACAAAACCCTAGAAGTGAAATATTTGGAAgccaaatttatttaaaaaaatatttaccatAATGAAAAATCCTTATGATGTAATAAAATGTCAGAATTTCGTTTTATAATTCCTTATGACTACCTTCGTAACAACAGCAGATTTCATTTTACACTTAAAAGAGCATTATCCttaaacatttaataaataagtttatGAAATGAAGAAGTGGTATTTATATATAAGTTTagctttctcttttttcttctccTGTTTTCCCATTAGAATACACTTATGCTTCATGTATGCTAAAATATATCAAACATAGCAAGCAAGAGCTTACAATCTGATGCATTTTTTGAACTAACTCTCCAGAACACGCCAAACCACATTGGTCACAGCGGCAGCAACAGAAGCACAAACCACAGCAAAGCCAACTGGCATGGATTTAGATTTACCTGTTGATCCAAATGAACCCACA encodes the following:
- the LOC137830429 gene encoding PHD finger protein ING1, which translates into the protein MSFLEEFQANLDSLPVILQKKYALLRDLDKSLQDIQRQNEQRCEHEIEDIRRGVRSGNITPDTSVIRFSDEALDEQKHSIRVADEKVALAVQAYDLVDTHIQQLDQYLKKFDEELRRERENAAITGVPASGPEGNTKPGRGNESGTGRGRKKTRQTTLVTAAATEAQTTAKPTGMDLDLPVDPNEPTYCFCNQVSYGAMVACDNPNCKIEWFHFGCVGLKEQPKGKWYCSNCAATKNRRRGK